A genomic stretch from Juglans microcarpa x Juglans regia isolate MS1-56 chromosome 3S, Jm3101_v1.0, whole genome shotgun sequence includes:
- the LOC121258657 gene encoding uncharacterized protein LOC121258657, with protein sequence MKAAQSRQKSYADKSRFQLEFEIGDKVFLKISPKKGVMRFGKKGKLSPRYIGPFEILDRIGPVAYMVALPPAFSGVHNVFHVSMLRKYIHDPTHIIDHEPLQIQEDMTYTEEPLRILDRKEQVLRNRTISLVKVLWNNHAINEASWEFEEEMRVKYPHFFERNYYSL encoded by the coding sequence ATGAAAGCTGCTCAAAGCCgacagaagagttatgcagataaaaGCCGCTTTCAGTTAGAGTTTGAGATTGGAGATAAGGTATTCTTGAAGATTTCACCAAagaaaggagttatgagattcggAAAGAAGGGTAAGTTGAGCCCTAGATACATTGGAccgtttgagattcttgatcggaTTGGACCAGTGGCGTACATGGTGGCTCTACCACCAGCGTTCTCAGGGGTGCATAACGTGTTCCATGTGTCCATGTTGAGGAAGTACATCCATGACCCCACTCACATCATAGATCATGAACCCTTGCAGATTCAAGAGGACATGACCTACACCGAGGAACCATTGCGGATTCTGGACAGAAAAGAGCAAGTGTTGCGGAATCGAACTATTTCTTTGGTTAAAGTattgtggaataatcatgctattaaTGAAGCATCTTGGGAATTCGAGGAAGAGATGCGAGTAAAGTATCCTCACTTCTTCGAAAGAAATTATTATAGCTTGTAA